The Yoonia sp. SS1-5 genome contains a region encoding:
- the fabZ gene encoding 3-hydroxyacyl-ACP dehydratase FabZ gives MSDPVTEADIHLIQKILPHRYPFLLVDKVHSINGTASAIGIKNVTMNEPHFQGHFPGNPIMPGVTIVEAMAQTTAVMVGASLGLTEGNLLVYFMAIDGCKFRRKVVPGDVLEMHVETTRGKPGGKVWRFKGVARVEGEMAAEAEFTAMMDMQD, from the coding sequence ATGTCCGACCCGGTCACAGAGGCTGACATTCACCTCATCCAGAAGATACTTCCGCATCGCTATCCCTTTCTGTTGGTTGACAAAGTTCACAGCATTAATGGGACAGCCTCGGCCATCGGGATCAAGAATGTCACCATGAACGAGCCGCATTTTCAGGGCCATTTTCCCGGCAATCCGATCATGCCGGGTGTGACAATCGTCGAAGCCATGGCACAGACGACGGCGGTCATGGTCGGGGCCTCGCTTGGCCTGACAGAGGGTAATTTGCTGGTCTATTTCATGGCGATTGACGGCTGCAAATTCCGCCGCAAGGTCGTGCCGGGTGACGTTCTGGAAATGCATGTCGAAACAACGCGCGGCAAGCCCGGTGGCAAGGTCTGGCGCTTTAAGGGCGTTGCCAGGGTCGAGGGTGAAATGGCCGCCGAGGCAGAGTTCACCGCTATGATGGATATGCAGGATTGA
- the lpxA gene encoding acyl-ACP--UDP-N-acetylglucosamine O-acyltransferase yields the protein MTADIHPSAVIADTAVIGADCRIGPFCVIGPDVVLADRVTLKSHVVIEGDTHIGEETEVFPFAVIGEIPQDLKFGGEKSQLRIGARNRIREHVTMNIGTAGGGGVTRIGDDGLFMAGCHIAHDAQIGDRVIIVNSTAIAGHCILEDDVIVGGLCGVHQFVRIGQGAIIGAVTMVTKDVVPHGLVQAPRGELDGLNLVGLKRKGVARSDITALRAAFQMLKDGEGTFQDRARRLADESDSAYVQQMVAFILGDTDRNFLTPG from the coding sequence TTGACCGCTGACATCCACCCTTCCGCCGTGATCGCGGATACGGCCGTGATTGGTGCCGATTGCAGGATTGGCCCCTTCTGCGTGATCGGGCCGGATGTTGTTCTGGCCGACCGGGTGACCCTGAAAAGCCATGTGGTGATCGAAGGCGATACCCATATCGGTGAAGAGACCGAAGTTTTTCCATTTGCGGTGATTGGTGAAATCCCGCAGGATTTGAAGTTCGGCGGCGAGAAGTCGCAATTGCGGATCGGTGCGCGCAACCGGATCCGCGAACATGTCACGATGAATATCGGCACGGCCGGTGGCGGCGGTGTGACCCGGATCGGCGATGACGGGTTGTTTATGGCCGGTTGCCATATCGCCCATGACGCGCAGATCGGGGACCGCGTCATCATCGTGAATTCCACCGCGATTGCCGGTCACTGCATTCTGGAAGACGACGTAATCGTTGGCGGCCTGTGCGGCGTGCACCAGTTTGTCCGGATCGGGCAGGGTGCGATTATTGGCGCCGTCACAATGGTGACCAAGGATGTTGTCCCGCACGGTCTTGTACAGGCCCCGCGGGGCGAGCTGGACGGGTTGAACCTTGTCGGGCTCAAACGCAAAGGTGTGGCCCGCAGCGACATCACCGCATTACGGGCCGCGTTTCAGATGCTCAAGGATGGCGAGGGGACCTTTCAGGACCGCGCCCGCCGCCTCGCCGATGAAAGTGACAGCGCTTATGTGCAGCAGATGGTTGCCTTTATTCTTGGCGACACAGATCGCAATTTCCTGACGCCGGGCTGA
- a CDS encoding UDP-2,3-diacylglucosamine diphosphatase LpxI domain-containing protein, with protein sequence MLALIAGTGDLPTQLVQHATPRPLICALAGFEPALAPDLAFRLEHLGSFLAELKARGVTRICMAGAVTRPVIDPAAIDDATKPLIPLLQSAMSKGDDGALRGIIALLEDQGFAIVAAHQIAPALLPEPGVLTQAQPQPPHEDDAARGQECVAAMGVADVGQACLIRAAAPVATEGQDGTDAMLDRFILPQTPDPTGDVLDTVTDVASDMFDTVADWLVGPAVDRPDAGGAILFKAPKPGQDRRADLPVIGPGTARRAARAGLAGIVVEAGGVMVLHRADVVQALDAAGLFLWVRPRGDT encoded by the coding sequence ATGCTTGCATTGATTGCAGGAACAGGCGACCTGCCGACGCAATTGGTGCAGCATGCCACACCGCGCCCCTTGATCTGCGCGCTTGCCGGATTTGAGCCTGCGCTTGCGCCTGATCTGGCCTTTCGGCTTGAGCATCTGGGATCTTTTCTTGCCGAACTCAAGGCCCGCGGTGTCACCCGGATCTGCATGGCGGGCGCGGTCACCCGCCCGGTGATTGACCCCGCTGCCATAGATGACGCAACCAAACCGCTGATCCCGCTTTTGCAATCGGCAATGTCAAAGGGGGATGACGGCGCCTTGCGCGGCATCATCGCACTTCTGGAAGATCAGGGGTTTGCCATCGTTGCCGCCCATCAGATCGCACCTGCGCTGCTGCCGGAACCCGGTGTCCTGACGCAGGCACAGCCGCAACCCCCGCATGAAGATGACGCCGCGCGCGGGCAGGAATGTGTAGCGGCCATGGGGGTCGCCGATGTCGGGCAGGCCTGTCTGATCCGTGCGGCAGCACCGGTCGCAACCGAGGGGCAAGATGGCACAGATGCAATGCTGGATCGGTTCATCCTTCCGCAGACCCCGGACCCAACGGGTGACGTGCTGGACACGGTGACCGACGTCGCATCGGATATGTTTGACACGGTTGCGGACTGGCTGGTCGGCCCGGCGGTCGACAGGCCCGACGCGGGGGGCGCGATCCTGTTCAAGGCCCCCAAGCCAGGGCAGGATCGGCGCGCTGACTTGCCGGTTATCGGGCCGGGCACGGCGCGCCGTGCCGCGCGTGCCGGCCTTGCCGGTATCGTGGTTGAGGCGGGCGGTGTCATGGTCCTGCACCGCGCCGATGTCGTGCAAGCGCTTGATGCGGCAGGTCTGTTTCTCTGGGTCCGTCCAAGGGGTGACACATGA
- the lpxB gene encoding lipid-A-disaccharide synthase: MRVFVIAGEPSGDKLGAAMMAGLKALQGDVPFDGVGGPLMQAEGLVSRFPMDELSVMGLAEILPKYRALKARIRQMAEAIVASRPDVLITIDSPDFCLRVARLVKAVSDIPTVHYVAPTVWAWRAGRAAKMAQHIDHVLALFPFEPPYMQAAGMGCDFVGHPVVAEPVASAAAVAELAIADPVVMLLPGSRKGEVSRLADRFGEAAALIAKERPAARFVIPTTQGVYDLVQTRVGGWTVPVTVLAPGDARRAAFFKRADVALAASGTVSLELAANATPMVIAYDMAWLSRVIISRMLKVDTVTLVNLVSETRVIPEFIGAACQPEPIARAVLELLDNPGAQQAAMATTMTRLGQGGPPPGLRAAQAVVDFLKKPAVKNKQAKGK, encoded by the coding sequence ATGAGGGTCTTCGTGATCGCGGGCGAACCGTCGGGCGACAAGCTGGGTGCGGCGATGATGGCGGGGCTCAAGGCATTGCAAGGCGATGTCCCTTTTGACGGGGTCGGCGGCCCGCTGATGCAGGCCGAAGGATTGGTCAGCCGGTTTCCGATGGATGAGTTGTCGGTCATGGGGCTTGCTGAAATCCTGCCGAAATACCGGGCGTTGAAGGCCCGGATCCGGCAGATGGCCGAGGCGATTGTGGCAAGTCGGCCTGATGTTCTGATCACCATTGATAGCCCCGATTTCTGCTTGCGGGTCGCCCGTCTTGTCAAAGCCGTCAGCGACATTCCAACCGTGCATTACGTCGCCCCAACGGTCTGGGCCTGGCGCGCGGGCCGGGCTGCAAAGATGGCCCAGCATATTGACCACGTGCTTGCCCTCTTTCCGTTCGAGCCGCCCTATATGCAGGCCGCTGGGATGGGATGCGATTTCGTCGGGCATCCGGTTGTGGCCGAACCGGTGGCCAGCGCGGCAGCCGTCGCAGAACTGGCAATCGCGGATCCGGTGGTGATGCTTCTGCCTGGAAGCCGCAAGGGCGAGGTGTCGCGTCTTGCGGATCGGTTTGGCGAGGCGGCCGCCCTGATTGCCAAGGAACGGCCCGCCGCCCGGTTTGTCATACCAACCACGCAGGGCGTGTATGATCTGGTGCAGACGCGTGTTGGCGGCTGGACAGTGCCTGTGACTGTTCTGGCGCCGGGTGATGCGCGGCGTGCGGCCTTTTTCAAGCGGGCGGATGTCGCGCTGGCTGCGTCCGGCACCGTCTCGCTTGAACTGGCCGCGAATGCGACACCGATGGTGATTGCCTATGATATGGCCTGGCTTAGCCGGGTGATCATCAGCCGCATGCTCAAGGTGGACACGGTGACGCTGGTCAATCTGGTCAGCGAAACGCGGGTGATACCAGAATTCATTGGGGCGGCCTGCCAGCCCGAACCGATTGCGCGCGCCGTGCTGGAGCTGCTGGACAATCCCGGCGCCCAGCAGGCGGCCATGGCCACTACCATGACCCGGTTGGGGCAGGGTGGCCCGCCGCCCGGTTTACGCGCGGCGCAGGCGGTGGTGGATTTTCTGAAAAAGCCGGCCGTCAAGAATAAGCAGGCCAAGGGCAAGTAG
- a CDS encoding DMT family transporter — MSPVQKTISSRAWAELLLLSLIWGASFLSIRIALDEIGPLTAVAHRTGWAMLILWAYVAFRRLPLPRAPRIWGAFLVMGLLNNAIPFSLMAWGQLHIETGLTSILNAATAIFGVIAAALFLADERLTARKAVGVALGFLGVATAIGLSALTQFDIRSLGQIAVIAGTVSYAVAGVWARRTLAGLSPQVAAAGMLTGSSLITLPVAWFVEGPISLSLMPQTWAAIAYYAIIATALAYLLYYRVLAMAGSGNLMLCTLLVAPVAIVLGAIVLGEALPARAYAGFGLLALGLLILDGRLFQKIHHRLRRA, encoded by the coding sequence ATGAGCCCCGTCCAGAAAACCATCTCGTCGCGCGCATGGGCCGAATTGCTTTTGCTCTCGCTGATCTGGGGGGCGTCTTTCCTGTCGATCCGCATCGCGCTGGACGAAATCGGCCCGTTGACAGCGGTGGCGCATCGTACCGGTTGGGCCATGCTGATCCTTTGGGCCTATGTCGCCTTTCGTCGTCTGCCACTGCCACGCGCCCCACGGATCTGGGGGGCGTTTCTGGTCATGGGGCTGCTGAACAACGCGATCCCGTTCAGCCTCATGGCCTGGGGACAGTTGCATATTGAGACAGGCCTCACGTCTATCCTGAACGCAGCAACTGCCATTTTCGGTGTTATCGCGGCGGCCCTGTTTCTCGCGGATGAGCGGTTGACCGCCCGCAAAGCTGTGGGCGTTGCCTTGGGCTTTTTGGGGGTGGCGACCGCCATCGGGCTATCCGCATTGACGCAGTTTGACATCCGCTCGCTTGGGCAGATTGCCGTGATTGCCGGCACGGTCAGCTATGCCGTGGCCGGCGTCTGGGCGCGCCGGACGCTGGCCGGCCTGTCACCCCAAGTGGCGGCCGCGGGCATGTTGACCGGATCAAGCCTGATCACCCTACCGGTTGCGTGGTTTGTCGAAGGGCCCATCAGCCTGTCGCTGATGCCGCAGACATGGGCCGCGATTGCGTATTATGCGATCATCGCAACGGCATTGGCCTACCTGCTCTACTACCGGGTGCTGGCCATGGCGGGCAGTGGGAACCTGATGCTTTGCACCCTGCTGGTCGCCCCGGTCGCAATCGTGCTGGGGGCGATTGTTCTGGGTGAGGCGCTGCCCGCCCGCGCCTATGCCGGATTTGGGCTACTTGCCCTTGGCCTGCTTATTCTTGACGGCCGGCTTTTTCAGAAAATCCACCACCGCCTGCGCCGCGCGTAA
- a CDS encoding OmpP1/FadL family transporter codes for MKNVMTAGAALLLTTSIASAGGIDRTGNPYSVLFEDGNYAQLSFSSVMPEVSGDYPATFGGGSTDNMAESYLSFGAAVKYAVTSDLDVALFITQPYGADASYEAGAYTGLAAEWNSTQLSVLGKFKAAEGVSLYGGLSIVQSDAEITIPAALASAAAGAPTPEYTAQASSDVQVGYVVGAAYERPEIALRVALTYESGVTHEFDTEEAVGGATQLESETEIQLPQAVTLDFQSGIAEDTLLFGSIRWAEWSVWEVRPAFYEGATGDRVTGIDDDVVTYRAGLGRRINDDLSVFGRITFEDGTGGVASRLAPTDGTTSFGVGGSYTMNDVEFTGGVEYALLGDATDSAGVEFTDNSAIAVGLTVGYNF; via the coding sequence ATGAAAAACGTTATGACGGCAGGCGCAGCGCTGCTGCTGACAACGAGCATCGCAAGCGCCGGGGGGATTGATCGGACAGGCAATCCATATTCTGTATTGTTCGAAGATGGGAATTACGCCCAGTTATCTTTCAGTTCTGTCATGCCCGAAGTCTCAGGTGACTATCCGGCAACATTTGGTGGCGGATCCACGGATAATATGGCCGAAAGTTATCTGTCATTTGGCGCGGCCGTGAAATATGCGGTGACCAGCGACCTTGATGTTGCCCTGTTCATCACTCAGCCATACGGCGCAGATGCAAGTTATGAAGCAGGCGCGTATACAGGTCTTGCCGCTGAATGGAACAGCACGCAGCTTTCTGTTTTGGGTAAGTTCAAAGCAGCTGAAGGTGTTTCCCTCTATGGTGGCCTGTCGATTGTTCAGTCGGATGCCGAAATTACAATTCCCGCTGCGTTGGCATCTGCGGCAGCAGGCGCGCCGACCCCGGAATATACAGCCCAGGCAAGTTCCGATGTTCAGGTCGGATATGTCGTGGGGGCCGCCTACGAGCGCCCTGAAATTGCGCTGCGGGTCGCCTTGACCTATGAAAGCGGTGTCACACATGAATTCGACACAGAAGAGGCTGTCGGCGGTGCGACCCAATTGGAGAGCGAAACAGAAATTCAACTGCCACAGGCGGTAACGCTGGATTTCCAATCCGGCATTGCGGAAGACACGTTGCTATTTGGGTCGATCCGCTGGGCGGAATGGTCGGTTTGGGAAGTACGCCCTGCCTTCTACGAGGGTGCCACTGGCGACCGCGTAACAGGTATTGATGATGACGTCGTCACGTACCGTGCCGGACTTGGACGCCGCATCAATGATGATCTTTCTGTTTTTGGGCGGATCACGTTTGAGGACGGCACAGGTGGCGTTGCATCGCGCTTGGCCCCAACAGATGGAACAACGAGCTTCGGCGTTGGCGGCAGCTACACCATGAACGATGTAGAATTCACCGGTGGCGTGGAATACGCGCTTTTGGGTGATGCGACAGACTCTGCCGGTGTTGAGTTCACTGATAATTCTGCAATCGCAGTCGGCCTCACTGTTGGCTATAACTTTTAA
- a CDS encoding DMT family transporter: MSHVLIAALWMIGAIVAFTGMAVAGRAVSIELDTFEIMLYRSITGIITVLIIGWMAGTLGQIRRQRLGLHATRNIFHFAGQNLWFYAIAVIPLAQVFALEFTTPVWVILLSPLILREKLTKVGLLSAAIGFCGVLIVARPDPGNISPGLIAAAGCAIFFALTAIFTRKLTRTETITCIMFYLTVMQAIFGLICAGLDGEIATPSQAALPWVVVIGFAGLTAHFCLTKALSIAPASIVMPIDFVRLPTIAIVGMLLYQEPIDLLVFVGAALIFGANYLNITQSRVG, encoded by the coding sequence GTGAGCCACGTTCTGATTGCAGCGCTCTGGATGATCGGCGCGATTGTGGCCTTTACCGGCATGGCCGTGGCCGGGCGGGCCGTCAGCATTGAACTCGATACGTTTGAAATCATGCTCTATCGCAGCATCACGGGGATCATCACAGTTTTGATCATCGGTTGGATGGCCGGGACGTTGGGACAGATCCGTCGGCAGCGGCTTGGATTGCACGCGACCCGCAATATCTTTCATTTCGCGGGGCAGAACCTTTGGTTCTATGCCATCGCGGTGATCCCGTTGGCGCAAGTCTTTGCATTGGAATTTACAACGCCGGTCTGGGTCATCCTGTTGTCACCACTCATCCTGCGGGAAAAGCTGACAAAGGTTGGCCTGCTATCGGCTGCAATCGGTTTTTGCGGGGTCCTGATCGTGGCCCGGCCCGACCCCGGCAATATCAGCCCCGGGCTGATTGCGGCAGCGGGGTGTGCGATCTTCTTTGCCTTGACCGCGATCTTTACGCGCAAACTGACCCGAACCGAGACGATCACATGCATCATGTTCTACCTGACCGTGATGCAGGCGATCTTTGGACTGATCTGCGCCGGCCTTGACGGCGAAATCGCGACACCGTCGCAAGCAGCGTTGCCCTGGGTCGTGGTCATCGGCTTTGCCGGTCTGACGGCCCATTTCTGCCTGACCAAAGCGCTGAGCATCGCGCCCGCCAGCATCGTGATGCCCATTGATTTTGTGCGCCTGCCGACCATCGCGATTGTCGGAATGCTGCTTTACCAAGAGCCCATTGATCTGCTGGTATTTGTGGGGGCCGCATTGATCTTTGGGGCGAATTACCTCAACATAACACAATCTAGGGTGGGCTAA
- the guaA gene encoding glutamine-hydrolyzing GMP synthase: protein MENMPHERLLIIDFGSQVTQLIARRLRELSVYCEIHPYQNVTAEWLHDFAPKAVILSGGPDSVTREGSPRAPQAVFDMGVPVLGICYGQQTMMTQLGGKVVRGEGTAEFGRAYVKPEGKLTLLDGWFATDKEQVWMSHGDHVSEIAPGFAVYGTSPNAPFAITADVARNFYAVQFHPEVHHTPNGAKLYENFVRLAGFKGDWTMGAYREQAIAAIREQVGDAHVICALSGGVDSSVAAALIHEAVGDQLTCVFVDHGLLRLNEAEEVVGMFRDHMNLHVIHAQEQDLFLGELEGVSDPENKRKIIGKLFIDVFQKYANGIEGAAFLAQGTLYPDVIESVSFSGGPSVTIKSHHNVGGLPEKMGLKLVEPLRELFKDEVRALGRELGLPASFIGRHPFPGPGLAIRCPGEITREKLEILRKADAVYIDQIRKHGLYDDIWQAFVAILPVRTVGVMGDGRTYDFACALRAVTSVDGMTADYYPFSHEFLGETATRIINEVPGINRVTYDITSKPPGTIEWE from the coding sequence ATGGAAAATATGCCTCATGAACGCCTTCTGATCATTGATTTCGGCAGCCAGGTGACGCAATTGATCGCCCGTCGTCTGCGCGAACTCAGCGTCTATTGCGAAATTCACCCGTATCAAAATGTCACCGCCGAATGGCTGCATGATTTTGCGCCCAAGGCGGTGATCCTGTCCGGCGGCCCCGACAGCGTGACCCGCGAGGGATCGCCCCGCGCGCCGCAGGCCGTGTTCGACATGGGCGTGCCGGTTCTTGGCATCTGCTATGGCCAGCAAACCATGATGACCCAGCTGGGCGGCAAGGTTGTCCGTGGCGAAGGCACGGCAGAGTTTGGCCGGGCCTATGTCAAACCCGAGGGGAAACTGACGCTGTTAGATGGCTGGTTTGCCACCGACAAAGAGCAGGTCTGGATGAGCCATGGCGACCATGTCTCTGAAATCGCGCCGGGATTTGCCGTTTATGGCACCTCGCCCAATGCCCCCTTTGCGATCACGGCCGATGTCGCCCGGAACTTTTATGCGGTGCAGTTTCACCCCGAAGTCCATCACACGCCCAATGGCGCGAAACTGTACGAGAATTTCGTCCGGCTTGCCGGGTTCAAGGGTGACTGGACAATGGGTGCCTACCGCGAACAGGCGATTGCCGCCATCCGCGAGCAGGTCGGCGATGCCCATGTGATTTGCGCGCTATCCGGCGGGGTCGATAGCTCTGTCGCGGCGGCATTGATTCACGAGGCCGTTGGCGACCAGCTGACATGCGTTTTTGTTGACCACGGTCTGCTGCGCCTGAACGAGGCCGAAGAGGTTGTGGGCATGTTCCGCGACCACATGAACCTGCATGTGATCCACGCGCAGGAGCAGGACCTGTTTCTGGGCGAGCTGGAAGGTGTCAGCGACCCCGAAAACAAGCGCAAGATCATCGGCAAATTGTTCATCGACGTGTTTCAGAAATACGCCAACGGGATCGAGGGTGCGGCGTTTCTGGCGCAAGGCACGCTATACCCCGATGTCATCGAAAGTGTCAGCTTTTCCGGCGGTCCATCGGTGACGATCAAGTCGCACCACAATGTTGGCGGCCTTCCCGAAAAGATGGGTTTGAAGCTTGTCGAACCGCTGCGCGAGCTGTTCAAGGACGAAGTGCGCGCCCTGGGCCGCGAGTTGGGGTTGCCCGCAAGTTTCATTGGCCGGCACCCGTTCCCCGGCCCCGGTCTGGCGATCCGCTGCCCGGGTGAAATCACCCGCGAAAAGCTCGAAATCCTGCGCAAGGCAGATGCGGTCTATATTGACCAGATCCGCAAGCATGGGCTTTACGATGATATCTGGCAGGCCTTTGTTGCGATCCTGCCGGTGCGCACAGTGGGCGTGATGGGCGATGGGCGCACATATGATTTTGCCTGCGCCTTGCGGGCGGTGACGTCAGTCGATGGCATGACGGCGGACTACTATCCGTTCAGCCATGAGTTTCTGGGCGAAACGGCAACGCGGATCATCAATGAGGTCCCGGGCATCAACCGCGTGACCTATGATATTACCAGCAAACCACCCGGCACGATCGAGTGGGAATAA
- a CDS encoding GMP synthase gives MHSFEHALARVAVWNLAGFGRISAARRANQAKGLALLDAEFVTLVEVNPASYIDDLAAEIAQYGVHYTTTILPQPGGLHIGFLHKTGVEVTDPRFIPGSNGDYAGGRLALAVDIKVGKLSAVVIGVHLKSGRDRPEQVLRDSQCRVIGDWITDLRATPGTMRKTIMLMGDFNMIPGQDVSNFHHLGGDDLMDFVSCWDLQDRFSHILEKGRANLLDGFAVSRTYSTDYVRGSLRLFPMHWTMDMGREKFKDEVSDHLPFVASFRLF, from the coding sequence ATGCATTCATTTGAACATGCGCTGGCCCGCGTGGCCGTGTGGAATTTGGCGGGCTTTGGGCGGATCAGCGCGGCCCGCCGGGCCAATCAGGCCAAGGGGTTGGCACTGCTTGATGCAGAATTCGTCACGCTGGTTGAGGTTAACCCGGCCAGCTATATTGACGATCTGGCAGCCGAGATCGCGCAATACGGGGTGCACTATACCACCACCATCTTGCCGCAACCCGGCGGTCTGCATATCGGGTTTCTGCACAAAACCGGGGTCGAGGTGACAGATCCGCGTTTTATCCCTGGCTCCAACGGGGACTATGCCGGTGGCAGGCTTGCGCTGGCTGTCGATATCAAGGTTGGAAAGCTGTCTGCGGTGGTGATCGGGGTGCATCTGAAATCGGGCCGAGACCGGCCAGAACAAGTGCTGCGCGACAGTCAATGCAGGGTGATCGGGGACTGGATCACAGATTTGCGGGCCACCCCGGGTACGATGCGCAAGACGATCATGCTGATGGGTGATTTCAACATGATCCCCGGACAGGATGTCAGCAACTTTCATCATCTAGGCGGTGATGATCTGATGGATTTTGTGTCGTGCTGGGACTTGCAGGACCGGTTCAGCCATATTCTGGAGAAAGGGCGCGCCAATCTGCTGGACGGGTTTGCCGTGTCGCGGACCTATTCCACCGATTATGTCCGCGGGTCACTGCGGCTGTTTCCGATGCATTGGACAATGGATATGGGGCGCGAAAAGTTCAAAGACGAGGTCTCGGATCATTTGCCATTTGTTGCCAGTTTCCGGCTCTTTTAG
- a CDS encoding trimethylamine methyltransferase family protein, translating into MSDAPVRTGRRARGGGGAARRAERTAVSVETAKYIERNVPNYEVLTDAALDVIEANAETVLADIGVNFVDNPAALALWKDAGAEIDGERVRIPRGLARKLCATAPSQFTQHARNPDRNVVIGGKNLVLAPVYGPPFVRDAEGGRRYATMADFEKFVKLGYMSKWLHHSGGTVCEPTDIPVNKRHLDMLLAHMVYSDKPFMGAVTEPSRAQDSVEMCEILFGKEFVQDHTVMTSLININSPLTFDGIMMGALEVFARNNQASIISPFIVGGAMAPVSVAGTLTQVLAEVLAGVAYSQLVRPGAPVIFGTFVTSIDMNSGAPTFGTPEASHITYGAGQLARRLGLPYRSAGSFCGSKLPDAQAAYETANSLQMGLLSGVNFMLHACGWLEGGLVASFEKFVMDADQLGTLHHFARGVDLSENGQAMDAIAEVGPGGHYLGCAHTQANFKEAFWRSDLLDYKPFETWDEEGARDTQVLATARVARMLETYRQPMLDPTIESNLRAYVAEKKASMPDAFG; encoded by the coding sequence ATGTCAGATGCTCCAGTCAGAACAGGGCGCCGCGCCCGTGGGGGCGGTGGTGCCGCCCGGCGCGCTGAACGTACGGCGGTCAGCGTCGAAACGGCCAAGTATATCGAACGGAATGTGCCGAATTACGAGGTGCTGACTGACGCAGCCCTTGATGTGATTGAGGCGAATGCCGAAACTGTGCTGGCCGATATCGGCGTGAATTTTGTCGATAACCCGGCGGCACTTGCCCTGTGGAAGGACGCGGGCGCCGAGATTGACGGCGAGCGTGTGCGCATCCCGCGCGGACTGGCCCGCAAGCTATGCGCCACCGCCCCGTCGCAATTTACCCAGCATGCCCGCAATCCCGACCGGAACGTTGTCATTGGCGGCAAGAACCTTGTGCTGGCACCGGTTTACGGCCCGCCATTCGTCCGTGACGCAGAGGGCGGCCGCCGCTACGCGACGATGGCTGATTTCGAAAAATTCGTGAAGCTGGGCTATATGTCGAAATGGCTGCACCATTCCGGTGGTACGGTTTGCGAGCCGACGGATATTCCCGTCAACAAGCGCCATCTCGATATGCTGCTGGCGCATATGGTTTATAGCGACAAGCCGTTTATGGGGGCCGTGACGGAACCAAGCCGCGCACAGGATTCCGTTGAGATGTGCGAAATTCTGTTCGGCAAAGAGTTTGTGCAGGATCACACGGTGATGACCTCGCTGATCAATATCAACTCGCCCCTGACATTTGATGGCATCATGATGGGCGCGCTTGAGGTATTTGCGCGTAACAATCAGGCCTCGATCATCAGCCCGTTCATCGTGGGTGGCGCAATGGCACCTGTTTCGGTCGCCGGTACATTGACCCAGGTGCTTGCCGAAGTGCTGGCTGGTGTTGCCTATTCGCAATTGGTGCGCCCGGGCGCCCCGGTGATTTTTGGCACGTTTGTCACCTCGATTGACATGAATTCGGGCGCGCCGACCTTTGGCACCCCCGAGGCCAGCCATATCACCTATGGGGCGGGGCAACTGGCCCGTCGCCTTGGTTTGCCATATCGCTCGGCCGGGTCTTTCTGCGGCTCAAAGCTGCCTGACGCGCAAGCCGCCTATGAGACGGCCAACAGCCTGCAGATGGGGTTGTTGTCAGGGGTCAATTTCATGCTGCATGCCTGCGGTTGGCTGGAAGGCGGGCTTGTCGCCTCGTTCGAGAAGTTCGTGATGGATGCCGATCAACTGGGCACCCTGCATCACTTTGCGCGCGGTGTGGACCTGTCCGAGAACGGGCAGGCGATGGATGCCATTGCCGAGGTTGGTCCCGGTGGGCATTATCTGGGTTGCGCGCATACGCAGGCCAACTTCAAAGAGGCGTTCTGGCGGTCGGATCTATTGGATTACAAGCCCTTCGAGACCTGGGACGAAGAAGGTGCCCGAGATACACAAGTGCTTGCCACAGCCCGGGTCGCCCGGATGCTGGAAACCTATCGCCAGCCCATGCTTGATCCCACCATCGAATCCAATTTGCGCGCCTATGTGGCCGAAAAGAAAGCCAGTATGCCGGACGCGTTTGGATAG
- a CDS encoding DUF6477 family protein, translated as MLDIHTRLATLKRPTLLTRAVRFGVDDYRRDIHLRRLLQIENLPRHGDALIRLLGIEEEINALRLANSANYSPAAHVEVLIAISGEARLMQATGPQVI; from the coding sequence ATGTTGGATATTCATACAAGACTTGCCACCCTCAAACGGCCCACACTGCTGACACGCGCCGTGCGCTTTGGTGTTGATGACTATCGCCGCGACATTCACCTGCGCCGCCTTCTGCAGATTGAAAACCTGCCCCGCCATGGTGACGCCCTGATCCGGTTGTTAGGGATCGAGGAAGAGATCAACGCGCTGCGCCTGGCCAATTCAGCCAATTACAGCCCGGCAGCTCATGTCGAGGTGTTGATCGCCATTTCAGGCGAGGCCCGGTTGATGCAGGCAACCGGACCGCAAGTGATCTAG